One Capra hircus breed San Clemente chromosome 29, ASM170441v1, whole genome shotgun sequence genomic region harbors:
- the LOC102180196 gene encoding RNA-binding protein 4B isoform X2: MVKLFIGNLPREATEQEIRSLFEQYGKVLECDIIKNYGFVHIEDKTAAEDAIRNLHHYKLHGVNINVEASKNKSKASTKLHVGNISPTCTNQELRAKFEEYGPVIECDIVKDYAFVHMERAEDAVEAIRGLDNTEFQGRIIAD; encoded by the exons ATGGTGAAGCTGTTCATCGGAAACCTGCCCCGGGAGGCCACAGAGCAGGAGATCCGCTCGCTCTTCGAGCAGTATGGGAAGGTGCTGGAATGTGACATCATTAAGAACTACGGCTTTGTGCACATAGAGGACAAGACGGCGGCCGAGGATGCCATCCGCAACCTGCACCACTACAAGCTGCACGGGGTGAACATCAACGTGGAAGCCAGCAAGAATAAGAGCAAAGCTTCAACCAAGTTGCATGTAGGCAACATCAGTCCTACCTGTACCAACCAAGAGCTCCGGGCCAAGTTTGAGGAGTACGGTCCAGTCATCGAATGTGACATCGTGAAAGATTATGCCTTTGTACACATGGAGCGGGCTGAGGATGCAGTGGAGGCCATCAGGGGCCTTGACAACACAGAGTTTCAAG GTAGGATAATTGCGGACTGA
- the LOC102180196 gene encoding RNA-binding protein 4B isoform X1, translated as MVKLFIGNLPREATEQEIRSLFEQYGKVLECDIIKNYGFVHIEDKTAAEDAIRNLHHYKLHGVNINVEASKNKSKASTKLHVGNISPTCTNQELRAKFEEYGPVIECDIVKDYAFVHMERAEDAVEAIRGLDNTEFQGKRMHVQLSTSRLRTAPGMGDQSGCYRCGKEGHWSKECPVDRSGRVADFTEQYNEQYGAVRTPYTMGYGESMYYNDAYGALDYYKRYRVRSYEAVAAAAAASAYNYAEQTMSHLPQVQNTAVTSHLNSTSVDPYDRHLLPNSGAAATSAAMAAAAATTSSYYGRDRSPLRRGAAVLPTVGEGYGYGPESELSQASAAARNSLYDMARYEREQYVDRARYSAF; from the exons ATGGTGAAGCTGTTCATCGGAAACCTGCCCCGGGAGGCCACAGAGCAGGAGATCCGCTCGCTCTTCGAGCAGTATGGGAAGGTGCTGGAATGTGACATCATTAAGAACTACGGCTTTGTGCACATAGAGGACAAGACGGCGGCCGAGGATGCCATCCGCAACCTGCACCACTACAAGCTGCACGGGGTGAACATCAACGTGGAAGCCAGCAAGAATAAGAGCAAAGCTTCAACCAAGTTGCATGTAGGCAACATCAGTCCTACCTGTACCAACCAAGAGCTCCGGGCCAAGTTTGAGGAGTACGGTCCAGTCATCGAATGTGACATCGTGAAAGATTATGCCTTTGTACACATGGAGCGGGCTGAGGATGCAGTGGAGGCCATCAGGGGCCTTGACAACACAGAGTTTCAAG GCAAACGAATGCACGTGCAATTGTCCACCAGCCGGCTTCGCACTGCCCCTGGGATGGGAGACCAGAGTGGCTGCTATCGGTGTGGGAAAGAGGGGCACTGGTCCAAAGAGTGTCCAGTAGATCGTTCAGGCCGCGTGGCGGACTTTACCGAGCAGTATAATGAACAGTATGGAGCGGTGCGCACACCTTATACCATGGGCTACGGGGAATCCATGTATTACAACGACGCATATGGAGCACTTGACTACTATAAGCGTTACCGAGTCCGCTCTTATgaggcagtggcagcagcagcagcagcttccgcCTACAACTATGCAGAGCAGACCATGTCTCATCTGCCTCAAGTCCAGAACACAGCTGTGACCAGTCACCTCAACTCCACTTCCGTTGATCCCTACGACAGACACCTGTTGCCAAACTCAGGCGCTGCTGCCACCTCAGCTGCTATGGCTGCTGCCGCTGCCACCACTTCCTCCTATTACGGAAGGGACAGGAGCCCCCTGCGTCGTGGTGCAGCTGTACTCCCCACAGTTGGAGAGGGCTACGGTTATGGGCCAGAGAGTGAGCTGtctcaggcttcagcagctgcacgGAATTCTCTGTATGACATGGCCCGGTATGAACGGGAGCAGTATGTGGACCGAGCACGGTACTCAGCCTTTTAA